A genome region from Brevibacillus laterosporus includes the following:
- a CDS encoding aspartyl-phosphate phosphatase Spo0E family protein, with amino-acid sequence MPASSKKRPQLQATKYVTQGNFTTHLFGEKVENFEPEQLLKETEVLREMLVFLYCKEGSFSSPAVLELSQLLDKYIVSVQKIEKHVRT; translated from the coding sequence ATGCCTGCCAGCTCTAAGAAACGTCCTCAGCTACAAGCAACAAAATATGTTACTCAGGGTAATTTTACCACTCATTTATTCGGAGAAAAAGTGGAAAATTTCGAACCTGAGCAGCTATTAAAAGAAACAGAAGTTTTACGAGAAATGCTAGTTTTTTTGTATTGTAAAGAAGGGTCATTTTCAAGTCCAGCAGTCTTAGAGTTAAGTCAGCTGTTAGATAAATATATCGTTTCTGTTCAGAAAATCGAGAAACATGTTCGGACATAA
- a CDS encoding helix-turn-helix domain-containing protein, whose protein sequence is MAVKGQKFKSYPESLKMEAIRLHIEEKWTYKQIVEHLEIQDEDRLKKWMRKYRQQGEFGLLDRRGRREAYIDQDRYVQKLKRENEILKKYLEIWMREV, encoded by the coding sequence ATGGCGGTTAAAGGACAAAAATTTAAAAGTTATCCAGAATCATTGAAAATGGAAGCTATTCGTTTACACATTGAGGAAAAGTGGACGTATAAACAAATTGTAGAGCATTTGGAAATTCAGGACGAAGATCGCTTAAAAAAGTGGATGAGAAAGTACAGACAACAGGGTGAGTTTGGACTTCTAGATCGACGCGGACGTCGTGAGGCCTATATTGATCAGGATAGATATGTCCAAAAACTGAAGCGCGAGAATGAAATCCTAAAAAAGTATTTGGAAATCTGGATGCGGGAGGTGTAA
- a CDS encoding IS3 family transposase, translated as MDAGGVRKKYRIVESLSTIYPITEVCKVLGVSRSGYYKYLSTRNLYRDKSMKKRIRTIYEQRKGIYGYRRIQAELLRQFGCRVNHKKVLRIMQNLGLKAIIRRKRSYMTAHQAKVSDGRVADNLLKRDFTAQEPNQKWVTDVTQYRIGEERIYLSAIKDLCTHEIIAYHISTRNDNALVLETFRKAFEMQKDVTGLIVHSDQGSQYTSHAYHDMLPTVGAQISMSRRGNCLDNASIESFFSHLKTEALYPYDIRDLQDAQRRIENYIYFYNEERLQVKLNKLTPSEFRRQLAA; from the coding sequence CTGGATGCGGGAGGTGTAAGGAAGAAGTATCGAATTGTGGAGAGTTTGTCTACAATATATCCAATTACTGAGGTTTGTAAGGTGTTAGGAGTTTCGAGAAGTGGCTATTACAAGTACCTCTCTACTAGAAACTTGTATAGGGATAAATCGATGAAAAAACGGATCAGAACGATCTATGAACAAAGAAAAGGAATATATGGATATCGCCGAATTCAGGCCGAACTGTTACGCCAATTTGGTTGTAGGGTTAATCATAAGAAAGTATTACGCATCATGCAAAATCTGGGACTCAAAGCCATCATTCGCCGTAAACGTTCCTATATGACTGCCCATCAAGCAAAGGTATCGGATGGACGTGTTGCAGATAATTTACTCAAACGTGATTTTACCGCTCAAGAGCCTAATCAAAAATGGGTAACTGACGTTACCCAATATCGCATCGGTGAAGAACGTATCTACCTTTCTGCAATCAAAGATTTATGTACGCATGAGATTATCGCTTATCATATCAGTACTCGAAATGACAATGCGCTTGTTCTAGAGACTTTTAGGAAAGCATTTGAAATGCAAAAAGACGTGACTGGTTTGATCGTTCACAGCGACCAAGGTTCCCAGTACACGTCCCATGCATACCACGACATGCTGCCTACGGTTGGCGCCCAAATCAGCATGTCCCGACGGGGCAATTGCCTAGACAATGCCTCGATAGAAAGCTTCTTTTCTCATTTGAAAACCGAAGCCCTATATCCCTATGATATACGAGATCTTCAAGATGCTCAAAGGAGAATTGAAAATTACATTTATTTTTACAACGAAGAACGTCTTCAAGTGAAGTTAAATAAACTGACGCCTAGTGAATTTAGGCGTCAGTTAGCGGCCTAA